TGCTTCGCTTCGGCGTCGAGCGCCTGGACGATCGCCGCCGCGAAGGCGTCGAGGTCGCCCGGTCTGCGGGAGGTGATCAGGGCATGGCCTCCGCTGGTGTCGACGACGACCTCCCGGTCGAGCCAGCGGCCGCCCGCGTTCTCCACGTCGGTCCGGAGCGACGGGTACGAGGTCAGCTCGCGGTCCCTGGCCAGGCCGCTCTCCACCAGGAGCCACGGCCCGTGACAGATGGCGGCCACCGGTTTGCCGGCCGCGGCGAAGGCCGAGACGAGACGGAGCGCCTCGCCGTCGGTGCGCAACCGGTCGGCGTTCACAGTGCCGCCGGGCACGATCACGGCGTCGAAGCCGTCCGCCGTGACACCGGCCATGGTGGTGTCCGGCCGTACGTCAGCGCCCGGCCGGCGGTCCGAGACCACGGTGTGGATGGCCGACTCCTTCCGGGCGGCGACCGTGACCTTGGCTCCCGCCTCCCGCAGCACGGCCATGGGCCTCTCCAGCTCCGTCTGCTCCGTGCCGTAGTTCGTCGTGAGAACGAGGACGTGCTTGCCGTCGAGCGACACGATGCGTTCCTCTCTCGCGGCCCGGTCCTACCCGTGCGGCTTCCCGGCGGATCCGTGTCGAACCACCTGGACGCCGGACCGTCCTCGGCGCACTCAGAACCGGCCTGCTCCAGGACGGCGCCACGGCGCGCGGGACGGATGACCGACCTCCACCCACACCACCTTGCCCACGCCCCCCGGCCCATTCTCCTCGCTGCCCCAGGCTCCGGCCAGCCGCTCCAGCACCATCAGACCGTGCCCACCGGGCAGCGCGGGCGAGCGGCCCACCAGGGCACGCGGATGCTCGGCACTCGCGTCCGCCACCTCCACCCGCAACCGGCCGCCCCCGTGCCGCAGCACCAACTCCTCCGGACCACCCGCGTGCAGACACGCGTTGGTGACCACCTCCGACACCAGGAGCAGCACGTCCTCCACCCGCTCCCCGGCCTCCTCGCTCTCGGCAGGAATCCAGCCCCAGTCGGCCAACGCCTCGACGGTGAAATCCCGGCACCGCGACACCACGCCCCGCGTCCCGTACAGCACCAGCCTTCGCACCTGCTCCTGATGGCAGTCAGCGCTCTCGGCCATGGATCCCGCCACCTTCGTGACCACGCTCGGAGAGCGCCTCTCTCGGCCTCTCCTCCCCTGGGCGACTGCCCGGACTCCGTGATGACGAACATCCCGCGAAGGAACCGGCGGGAATCGGGCACGGGCCCAGCAGAAGCTCAAGGAACGGCCCCAGGCTCCCGGGCTCCCGCGCTCCCGGGCTGATACACATACCCGGGACACGTACGACGACGAGGACGAGGACGGAAGACCGTATGCGACCGATCTCCGAGCCGGCCGCCACCCCGGCGAGCGCGGCGGCGAGCACTCCCCCGCGGCGCCCCGTCTTCGACGCCCATCTCCACATCGTCGACCCCCGCTTCACCCTGATCGAGAACGACGGCTATCTGCCGCCCGCCTTCACCGTCGAGCAGTACCGGGAGCGCGTCTCCGGACTCGCCGTCCACGGCGGCGCGGTCGTCTCGGGTTCCTTCCAGGGCTTCGACCAGGAGTATCTCCGCGCCGCCCTGGCCGCGCTCGGCCCCGCCTTCGTCGGCGTCACCCAGGTCCCGGCCACCGTCACGGACGAGGAGATCACCGGCCTCGACGCCGCGGGCGTGCGCGCGGTGCGTTTCAACGTCCGCCGCGGCGGATCGGCCACGCTCGACCAGCTGGACCGCCTGGCCCGCCGCGTCCACGACATCGCCGGCTGGCACACCGAGCTCTACATCGACGCCCGGGACCTGCCGGACCTGGCCACGGCCCTGGCCGCTCTGCCCGCCGTCAGCATCGACCACCTCGGCCTGCACCGCGACGGGCTCCCCCACCTGCTGGCCCTGGTCGAGCGGGGCGTCAAGGTCAAGGCCACGGGGTTCGGGCGCGTCGACCTCGACCCCGCCGAGACCATGAACGCCATCGTGAGGACCGACCCCACCGCCCTCATGGTCGGCACCGACCTGCCCTCCACCCGCGCCCGCCGCCCGTTCACCGACGCCGACCTCGCCCTGGTCGCCCGGACCGTCGGCGAGGACCATCTCGACGCCGTGCTGTGGGGCAACGCCGCCGCGTTCTACCGCGTGCCCGCCACGGCCGCCGGGCCATGATCCACCGGACACCTCTGACCCCTACCGCTCCGGCGTGCTCCCGCGTACGACCGGCTCCGCCGGGAGCAGCAGACCGCTCGTCGGGGTGGCGGCGGGGTCCTCGACGGCGGTGATCAGCCGGTCGACCAGGGCGTGGGCGATGCGCGACAGGGGCATCCGCATGCTGGTGAGGGCGGGCTGGAGCACCGTACAGAGCGGCATGTCGTTGAAGCCGGTGACGGCGACGTCGGCGCCGATCGTGAGGCCGGCGGCCCGGACGGCCTGGTAGGCGGTCAGGGCGAGCCAGTCGTTCGCGCAGACCAGGGCCGTCGGCCGGTCGGGGCCGACGAGCAGGCGCTGGAGTGCGTGGGAGAGGGCGGCCGGGTCGTCATCGGGGACGCCGACCTCGAAGGCGCCGTCGGGCGCGGCGGCCGCGGCCTGGAGCAGGCCGGCCCGGCGGTCGGCGAGCCAGGGCAGGGAGGCGGCGGAGTTGACGTAACAGATCCTGCGGTGGCCCTGGTCGAGGAGGAGGCCGACCAGGGCGGCGGTGGCGGCGGCCGAGTCGATGTCCACCCAGTTCTGCGGGCGGCCGGGGGCGGTGCGACCGAAGGCGGCGAACGGGAAGCCGGCCTCGGCGAGCACGTCGACGCGGGGGTCGTCGTGGATGACGTCGGAGAGGACGAACCCGTCGACCTGGCGGGCCGCGATCAGCCCGTGGAAGGACTTGGCGACCGCGCCGGCGCCCTGCTCGGGGTCGCAGCGGAACAGCAGGATGCGGTGGCCGACGGCGTCGGCGGCGCTCACGAGTGCCTGGAGGAAGCCGCCCATCAGGGGGTTGGGGTCGGCGGGGTTGTCGGCGGGTGCGGGATACCCGATGACCTTGCGGGTGCCGGTGCGCAGACTGCGGGCGGACTGGTCGGGCTGGTAGCCGAGTTCGTCGATGGCGGCGGTGACCCGGGCGAGGGTGGTGGCGCGGAGCCGGTGGGGGGCGTTGAGGGCGTTCGAGACGGTCTGCCGGGAGACGCCCGCCGTGCGTGCGACGTCCTCGATGGTCACCTGTCGAGCGGTCATCGTTCCTCTGTGTCCGGTGGTCGGCGGGCTGGGGGCGGCCGCCCCCGGCCCGCCGATGGTCAGTGCTCGCGGGTCAGGGTGAGCAGGCCGCCGGTCGGCACGGTCACCGGGTTCACCCCGGCGACGAGGTCGAGCACGGTCTCGGACAGGATCTCACCACGGCAGTCCTGTACGAGGGCGAGGGCCCGTTCCGGCCGGGTGGCCGTGAGGAGCACCAGCGGGTCGTCGTCCGCGTTGGCGACGAGGAGTGTCCCGGGGCCGTCCGTGCCGTCCCGGTCCGGGAGGGCGACGGGGAGCGGCGCGTAGCGGGCGACCACCGTGGTGCGGTCGTCGCCGGCGCGGACCTGGGGGTAGCCGAGGTCCGGGCGGGAG
The sequence above is a segment of the Streptomyces sp. NBC_01255 genome. Coding sequences within it:
- a CDS encoding type 1 glutamine amidotransferase domain-containing protein, translating into MSLDGKHVLVLTTNYGTEQTELERPMAVLREAGAKVTVAARKESAIHTVVSDRRPGADVRPDTTMAGVTADGFDAVIVPGGTVNADRLRTDGEALRLVSAFAAAGKPVAAICHGPWLLVESGLARDRELTSYPSLRTDVENAGGRWLDREVVVDTSGGHALITSRRPGDLDAFAAAIVQALDAEAKHAVADRREE
- a CDS encoding ATP-binding protein, with product MAESADCHQEQVRRLVLYGTRGVVSRCRDFTVEALADWGWIPAESEEAGERVEDVLLLVSEVVTNACLHAGGPEELVLRHGGGRLRVEVADASAEHPRALVGRSPALPGGHGLMVLERLAGAWGSEENGPGGVGKVVWVEVGHPSRAPWRRPGAGRF
- a CDS encoding amidohydrolase family protein, encoding MRPISEPAATPASAAASTPPRRPVFDAHLHIVDPRFTLIENDGYLPPAFTVEQYRERVSGLAVHGGAVVSGSFQGFDQEYLRAALAALGPAFVGVTQVPATVTDEEITGLDAAGVRAVRFNVRRGGSATLDQLDRLARRVHDIAGWHTELYIDARDLPDLATALAALPAVSIDHLGLHRDGLPHLLALVERGVKVKATGFGRVDLDPAETMNAIVRTDPTALMVGTDLPSTRARRPFTDADLALVARTVGEDHLDAVLWGNAAAFYRVPATAAGP
- a CDS encoding LacI family DNA-binding transcriptional regulator; the protein is MTARQVTIEDVARTAGVSRQTVSNALNAPHRLRATTLARVTAAIDELGYQPDQSARSLRTGTRKVIGYPAPADNPADPNPLMGGFLQALVSAADAVGHRILLFRCDPEQGAGAVAKSFHGLIAARQVDGFVLSDVIHDDPRVDVLAEAGFPFAAFGRTAPGRPQNWVDIDSAAATAALVGLLLDQGHRRICYVNSAASLPWLADRRAGLLQAAAAAPDGAFEVGVPDDDPAALSHALQRLLVGPDRPTALVCANDWLALTAYQAVRAAGLTIGADVAVTGFNDMPLCTVLQPALTSMRMPLSRIAHALVDRLITAVEDPAATPTSGLLLPAEPVVRGSTPER